From Heliomicrobium modesticaldum Ice1, a single genomic window includes:
- the bchD gene encoding magnesium chelatase ATPase subunit D: protein MKTNSLPLAAITGQEGIKRALLLVAVDPGLKGVAIAGPRGTGKTILARGLRQLLPKIEQIRGCPCHCRPDKPASWCSRCREQYGGSEFSDGGSLPVVCREAPFIEVPLGATEDRLLGAIDVEQSLAGGARAWQPGLIGEANGGVLYVDQLNLLDDGLVNSLFDAMSGICRLEREGISVQYPSDFVLVGTYDPDEGALRGHLADRIAIHVTSGVIDDLEQRIEIMRRQELFVDEPEAFEKLYADEQSDLLRKIDGARERLPAVTITESQVLYLIGQSLKRGVPGHRGDLFAVRLAKAHAALEGRMAVEPIDLALAVELVIKPRQTVDLPEEEAQQPPPPPPPPPPPPEPDRDNKEDPPPEAPKDEQTMTLPEEFFFDAEDVPVEDELLSLQNKAQRQARGGAHGKQKSMERGRYARALLPPPGKPSRIAVDATLRAAAPYQQERRRSGKFGNREVIVTDSDLRAKQFVRKSGALIIFVVDASGSMAFNRMSSAKGAVSVLLNEAYVNRDKVAMIIFRGQKAEVIVPPTRSVELAKKRFDQVPVGGGSPLADAIAQALELGVKSVGSDVGQVIITLITDGRGNIPLHPEEGPKNREQLNEEILALSRKIPEQGFSMLVIDTANKFTSTGFAEKIAEAAFGQYYYLPKMSATTLAETVKSGVHALRK from the coding sequence ATGAAGACAAACAGCCTGCCCTTGGCGGCCATCACCGGACAGGAAGGCATCAAACGAGCGCTGCTCCTCGTTGCCGTCGATCCAGGCTTAAAAGGGGTGGCCATCGCCGGGCCGCGCGGAACAGGCAAGACCATCCTGGCCCGCGGGCTCCGGCAGCTGCTGCCGAAGATCGAACAGATCCGGGGCTGTCCCTGCCACTGTCGCCCGGACAAACCGGCCAGCTGGTGCAGCCGCTGCCGCGAACAGTACGGCGGTAGTGAATTCAGCGATGGCGGCAGCCTACCTGTTGTTTGCCGGGAAGCCCCCTTCATAGAGGTCCCTCTCGGCGCCACGGAAGACCGTCTGCTCGGCGCCATCGATGTGGAGCAGTCCCTGGCCGGCGGCGCCCGGGCCTGGCAGCCGGGTCTCATCGGCGAGGCCAACGGCGGCGTCCTCTACGTGGACCAGTTGAACCTGCTGGACGACGGGCTCGTCAACTCCCTTTTCGACGCCATGTCGGGGATCTGCCGCCTCGAACGGGAGGGCATCTCCGTTCAATATCCTTCCGACTTTGTCCTCGTTGGGACCTACGACCCGGACGAGGGCGCCCTGCGGGGCCATCTGGCTGACCGTATCGCGATTCATGTGACAAGCGGCGTCATCGACGACCTGGAACAGCGCATCGAGATCATGCGCCGCCAGGAACTGTTCGTCGATGAGCCGGAGGCTTTTGAAAAATTGTACGCCGACGAGCAGAGCGATCTGCTGCGCAAGATCGACGGGGCGCGCGAACGCCTGCCTGCCGTCACCATAACGGAGAGCCAGGTCCTCTACCTGATCGGTCAGTCACTGAAACGGGGCGTTCCCGGTCATCGGGGCGATCTCTTCGCCGTCCGTCTCGCCAAAGCCCACGCGGCCCTGGAGGGCCGGATGGCTGTCGAGCCGATCGACCTCGCCCTGGCTGTCGAACTCGTGATCAAGCCGCGGCAGACTGTCGACCTTCCCGAAGAAGAAGCGCAACAACCGCCGCCGCCCCCTCCACCGCCTCCGCCACCGCCCGAGCCGGACAGAGACAACAAGGAAGACCCGCCGCCGGAAGCGCCGAAAGACGAGCAGACGATGACCCTGCCCGAGGAGTTCTTCTTCGACGCTGAGGACGTCCCCGTTGAAGACGAACTGCTCTCCTTGCAGAATAAGGCCCAGCGGCAGGCCCGCGGCGGCGCTCACGGCAAGCAGAAGAGCATGGAGCGGGGACGCTACGCCCGCGCACTGTTGCCGCCTCCGGGCAAGCCCTCGCGGATCGCCGTCGACGCCACACTGCGGGCGGCTGCGCCCTACCAGCAGGAGCGGCGACGGTCCGGCAAGTTCGGCAACCGCGAGGTCATCGTCACCGATTCGGACCTGCGGGCGAAACAATTCGTCCGCAAGTCAGGCGCATTGATCATCTTCGTTGTGGACGCCAGCGGAAGCATGGCCTTCAACCGGATGAGCAGCGCCAAGGGCGCCGTCTCGGTGCTGTTGAATGAAGCCTACGTCAATCGTGACAAAGTCGCCATGATCATCTTCCGCGGTCAGAAGGCGGAGGTTATCGTGCCGCCTACCCGCAGCGTCGAACTGGCGAAGAAGCGCTTCGACCAGGTGCCTGTCGGCGGCGGTTCGCCTCTCGCCGACGCTATCGCGCAAGCCCTTGAACTGGGCGTCAAGAGTGTCGGCAGCGATGTGGGACAGGTGATCATCACCTTGATCACCGACGGCCGCGGCAACATCCCCCTCCACCCCGAGGAGGGTCCCAAAAACCGGGAGCAACTGAACGAAGAGATCTTAGCGCTCAGCCGCAAGATCCCGGAGCAGGGTTTTTCCATGCTCGTCATCGATACGGCCAACAAGTTCACCTCCACCGGATTTGCCGAAAAGATCGCCGAAGCGGCTTTCGGCCAGTACTACTACCTGCCCAAGATGTCGGCGACGACGCTTGCCGAGACGGTCAAAAGCGGCGTGCACGCGCTGCGGAAATAA
- the bchH gene encoding magnesium chelatase subunit H, with protein MSKKVMRFVHVYLERQICSAFSRAIEMSNRTQPIEISVTSFCVHELKEKVKIEEFRRAVLNADLLFVGHVFVDDIARTIADVIRKEGQQVPTVVCVNAMPELMKLTRMGGFKMGSEQSNEYMNIIKRFKKTIDTEEAQSKKSGPPINTDVMMTLVRTVPKLLKYIPGKMQDLRSYMLCYLYWLNGSPKNLGNMLLMLAKQYFAPEADISFDAPVEYAEEGIYHPDSDRWFTSRAEYEEWYRRHAPSELRVGLIVLRTSLLADNHDHYDAVIRALEAKGLGVVPGIAKGLDYRHVVEHMFMGKGDVRKVDGVISLTSFSLVGGPASNDAESAVKVLSALGVPYLSAIPLEFQTIDEWKSDLSGLNPVQVALNVAIPELDGLVGPTVYSGYAVHGASKAIPIPERIELLTERMRRMIRLRTTAKADKKLAIVIFSFPPDKGNVGTAAYLDVFKSLYNLLRRLDEEGYSVELPESPEGLIKMIVDDETSMLPSANLHVGGRITVEEYEKINPYWKEIAETWGPAPGELNTDGQDLLVFGRRLGNVFIGVQPSFGYESDPIKLLFTRNACPHHGFAAFYRWLDKVYQADALLHFGTHGALEFMPGHQVGMTESCWPDRLLGPVPNFYLYSVNNPSEATIAKRRSAATLVSYLTPPAENAGLYKDLRDLKDLINMWGENRHNARGESILETIIEKVLALHLDKDVPLTKEPGQEFIGKLYVYLTDLENRLIPTGLHILGEAPHAQTLGDYLSAISYFDRPEKGIRSLAGLASEAMGIPFSELERRAELGEQAAIEKLEVVRQAVQHGVQRMIAEFLQKDERGRFSFLRGKAETLAAKAMQEFLLDRVQTGLEVDIATAARTFVYLQDVLKDIVLAEEVDGLIKALDGEYIKPGPGGDPVRNPKTLPTGHNIHALDPQAIPTSVAVRAGQRVAEMMLQKLYDANGVYPESIAVVLWGTDNIKTYGEGIAQAMALMGVKPVPDDLGRMTRLRLIPLEELGRPRIDVVVTVSGIFRDLFQNQMELLDEAVKMAATADEPLELNYIRKHAIAQAEEMNISIEQAATRVFSNAPGSYGGNVNQMVENSAWEEAGELADTFIKRKGFAYGKQVRGEVADEIYRSALSNVDTSFQNVDSSEVGIVDIDHYYEYLGGVSAAVKSIRGEKPNVLVADTTTPKVQIRYLEEMVRFETRTKTLNPKWYEGMLKHGYEGVREIQSRVDNTFGWSATTDAVDNWVYDEITDVYITDETMRNRLKELNAHALRGIVRRLLEANRRGFWEADEEKLDKLMEIYQDIEDEIEGVSVPA; from the coding sequence ATGTCGAAAAAGGTCATGCGGTTTGTCCATGTCTATCTGGAGCGGCAGATTTGCAGCGCCTTCAGCCGGGCCATCGAGATGAGCAATCGCACCCAACCCATCGAGATCAGCGTCACCTCCTTTTGCGTGCACGAGTTGAAAGAGAAGGTCAAGATCGAAGAGTTTCGCCGGGCCGTGCTGAACGCCGACCTGCTCTTCGTCGGCCACGTCTTTGTCGACGACATCGCCCGCACCATCGCTGACGTGATCCGCAAGGAAGGTCAACAGGTGCCGACGGTCGTGTGCGTCAACGCCATGCCGGAGCTGATGAAGCTGACCCGCATGGGCGGGTTCAAGATGGGCAGCGAACAGTCCAACGAATACATGAACATCATCAAGCGCTTCAAGAAGACCATCGACACGGAAGAGGCGCAATCGAAAAAATCCGGTCCGCCCATCAACACCGACGTGATGATGACCCTCGTCCGCACCGTGCCTAAGCTGTTGAAATACATACCCGGCAAGATGCAGGACCTGCGCTCCTACATGCTCTGCTACCTCTACTGGCTCAACGGATCGCCCAAAAACCTGGGCAACATGTTGCTCATGCTGGCCAAGCAGTACTTTGCGCCCGAAGCGGACATCTCTTTTGACGCGCCTGTTGAGTATGCCGAAGAGGGGATCTACCACCCCGATTCGGATCGTTGGTTCACCAGCCGCGCCGAGTATGAGGAGTGGTATCGCCGTCACGCGCCCTCCGAGTTGCGCGTTGGCCTGATCGTCCTGCGCACGAGCCTGCTGGCAGACAACCATGATCACTATGACGCTGTCATCCGCGCCCTTGAAGCAAAAGGCCTTGGCGTCGTCCCCGGCATCGCCAAAGGTCTCGACTACCGCCATGTGGTGGAGCATATGTTCATGGGCAAAGGGGATGTGCGCAAGGTCGACGGCGTGATCTCCCTCACCTCCTTCAGCCTCGTCGGCGGTCCTGCTTCCAACGACGCCGAAAGCGCCGTCAAGGTCCTCTCGGCCCTTGGTGTGCCCTACCTGTCGGCGATCCCCCTTGAGTTCCAGACCATCGACGAGTGGAAGTCCGACCTGTCTGGCCTGAACCCGGTCCAGGTCGCCTTGAACGTCGCCATCCCCGAGCTGGACGGTCTCGTCGGCCCCACCGTCTACAGCGGCTACGCCGTCCACGGCGCCTCCAAGGCCATCCCTATTCCGGAGCGGATCGAACTGCTCACGGAGCGGATGCGGCGCATGATCCGGCTCCGCACCACGGCGAAGGCCGACAAAAAGCTGGCCATCGTCATCTTCAGCTTTCCGCCAGACAAGGGGAACGTGGGGACGGCGGCTTATCTCGATGTTTTCAAATCCCTCTACAACCTGCTTCGCCGCCTTGACGAAGAGGGGTATTCGGTCGAGCTTCCCGAGAGCCCGGAAGGGCTGATCAAGATGATCGTCGACGACGAAACGTCCATGCTGCCCTCGGCCAACCTGCATGTGGGCGGTCGCATCACCGTCGAAGAGTACGAGAAGATCAACCCTTACTGGAAAGAGATCGCCGAGACCTGGGGACCGGCGCCGGGCGAACTGAACACGGACGGTCAGGACCTGCTCGTCTTTGGCCGCCGCCTCGGCAACGTTTTTATCGGTGTGCAGCCTTCCTTCGGCTATGAGAGCGACCCCATCAAACTGCTCTTCACCCGCAACGCCTGTCCCCACCACGGCTTCGCCGCCTTCTACCGCTGGCTCGACAAGGTCTATCAGGCCGATGCACTGCTCCACTTCGGCACCCACGGTGCCTTGGAGTTCATGCCTGGTCACCAGGTGGGCATGACCGAGTCCTGCTGGCCCGACCGCCTGTTGGGGCCGGTGCCCAACTTCTACCTCTATAGTGTCAACAACCCCTCTGAGGCGACCATCGCGAAGCGGCGGAGCGCCGCCACCCTCGTCTCCTACCTGACGCCGCCGGCTGAGAATGCCGGCCTCTACAAGGACCTGAGGGACTTAAAAGACCTGATCAACATGTGGGGAGAGAATCGCCATAACGCCCGCGGCGAGTCCATCTTGGAGACGATCATCGAAAAAGTCCTGGCCCTGCACCTCGACAAAGACGTGCCGCTGACGAAAGAACCGGGCCAGGAGTTCATTGGCAAGCTCTATGTCTACCTGACCGACCTGGAAAACCGCCTCATCCCGACGGGCTTACATATCCTCGGCGAGGCGCCCCACGCCCAGACGCTCGGCGACTACCTCTCGGCCATCAGCTACTTCGACCGCCCCGAAAAAGGCATCCGCTCCCTGGCCGGGTTAGCCTCTGAGGCCATGGGCATCCCCTTCAGCGAACTGGAACGGCGCGCCGAACTGGGCGAGCAGGCGGCGATTGAAAAGCTGGAGGTGGTGCGCCAGGCGGTGCAGCACGGCGTTCAAAGGATGATCGCCGAGTTCCTCCAAAAAGACGAGCGGGGCCGCTTCAGCTTCCTGCGCGGCAAGGCAGAGACGCTCGCCGCTAAGGCCATGCAGGAATTCCTCCTTGACCGCGTGCAGACCGGCTTGGAGGTCGACATCGCCACGGCTGCCCGCACCTTCGTCTACCTGCAAGATGTCCTCAAGGACATCGTCCTGGCCGAAGAGGTCGACGGCCTGATCAAGGCCCTCGACGGCGAGTACATCAAGCCGGGACCGGGCGGCGACCCTGTGCGCAACCCGAAGACGCTGCCGACCGGTCACAACATCCATGCCCTAGATCCCCAGGCGATCCCCACCTCCGTCGCTGTCCGCGCCGGCCAGCGGGTCGCCGAGATGATGCTGCAAAAACTCTATGACGCCAATGGTGTCTATCCCGAGTCGATTGCCGTCGTCCTCTGGGGCACCGACAACATCAAGACCTACGGCGAAGGCATCGCTCAGGCGATGGCCCTGATGGGCGTCAAACCGGTGCCGGACGATCTGGGCCGCATGACCCGCCTGCGTCTCATCCCCCTTGAGGAACTGGGTCGGCCCCGTATCGACGTGGTCGTCACCGTCTCAGGCATCTTCCGCGACCTCTTCCAGAATCAGATGGAACTCCTCGACGAGGCCGTCAAGATGGCCGCCACCGCTGACGAGCCCCTTGAGCTGAACTATATCCGCAAGCACGCCATCGCCCAAGCTGAGGAGATGAACATCTCCATCGAACAGGCCGCCACGCGCGTTTTTTCTAATGCGCCGGGCAGCTACGGCGGCAACGTGAACCAGATGGTCGAAAACAGCGCCTGGGAAGAAGCCGGCGAACTGGCCGACACCTTCATCAAACGCAAGGGTTTTGCCTACGGCAAACAGGTGCGCGGCGAGGTGGCCGACGAGATTTACCGCTCCGCCCTCTCCAATGTGGATACGAGCTTCCAAAACGTAGACTCCTCTGAGGTGGGCATCGTCGACATCGACCACTACTACGAGTACCTGGGCGGCGTTTCGGCGGCTGTGAAGAGCATTCGCGGCGAAAAGCCCAATGTGCTCGTCGCCGATACGACGACACCGAAGGTGCAGATCCGCTACTTGGAAGAGATGGTCCGCTTCGAGACGCGGACGAAGACCCTCAACCCCAAGTGGTATGAAGGCATGCTCAAGCACGGCTACGAAGGCGTCCGGGAGATCCAGTCTCGCGTCGACAATACCTTCGGTTGGAGTGCCACCACGGACGCCGTTGACAACTGGGTCTATGACGAGATCACCGACGTCTACATCACCGATGAGACGATGCGCAACCGCCTGAAGGAACTGAACGCGCACGCCTTGCGCGGGATCGTCCGCCGACTTTTGGAGGCCAACCGCCGCGGCTTCTGGGAAGCCGACGAAGAGAAGCTCGATAAATTGATGGAGATCTACCAGGACATCGAGGATGAGATCGAAGGGGTCAGTGTTCCGGCTTGA
- a CDS encoding phytoene desaturase family protein — MKQTTRNHGKVVVVGSGAGGLSAAVRLAAQGWDVTVLEKEATIGGRLSAVEADGYTIDIGPTILMMNDVFEQFFQDHGRDIRDYLELVRVDPCYHLHFTDGTRLTPSIDMKKLLDEIRSLNPDDVDGYLRYLAQIHRRYMYARHHFIEKAFVKPSDFFNPETLSAMLQLKTLNSMYDDIARFIKDERLRIALTFQAIYLGISPFDAPSIYTLIAYVEHGLSGVWYPKGGMNAIAKAMARLLGEFGGVIRCNAEVAQIRIENGRARGVRLVNGEEIVADVVISNADFPYTMEKLVEPAYRGKYRPEKLARMENTVGTFMLYLGVNKRYKDLHIHNIYFTPDYKKSMDELFSARILPEDPAMYVYSPTKYDATVAPPGKEVIYVLVPVPNLDSGIDWKKETSRYRELVLKKLERWGLTRLRQHIDFERIYTPETFQKRFNVYHGASFGLAPTLFQSGYFRPSIKSEKVSNLYFTGASVHPGGGVPVVLVCGKLVSDQVMKDNGLAMKISPNAAKGVAATF, encoded by the coding sequence GTGAAACAAACGACAAGGAACCACGGTAAAGTCGTCGTGGTCGGCTCCGGCGCCGGCGGCCTGAGCGCCGCCGTCCGTCTGGCCGCTCAGGGCTGGGATGTGACGGTGCTGGAAAAAGAAGCGACGATCGGCGGACGGCTGAGCGCCGTTGAGGCGGACGGGTACACCATCGACATCGGGCCGACCATCCTGATGATGAACGATGTCTTTGAACAGTTCTTTCAGGATCACGGACGGGATATCCGTGACTACCTGGAACTCGTCCGCGTCGACCCCTGCTACCACCTGCATTTTACCGATGGGACCCGCCTGACCCCTTCCATCGATATGAAAAAGCTCCTCGACGAGATCCGTTCGCTGAACCCGGACGATGTCGACGGCTACCTGCGCTATCTTGCGCAGATCCACCGGCGCTACATGTACGCGCGCCATCACTTCATTGAGAAAGCCTTCGTGAAGCCTTCCGACTTCTTCAACCCCGAAACCCTGTCGGCCATGCTGCAGTTGAAGACCCTTAACAGCATGTATGACGACATCGCCCGCTTCATCAAGGACGAGCGCCTGCGCATCGCCCTGACCTTCCAGGCGATTTACCTGGGCATATCGCCCTTCGACGCCCCCTCGATCTACACGCTCATCGCCTATGTGGAGCACGGTTTGAGCGGCGTCTGGTACCCGAAGGGCGGCATGAACGCCATCGCCAAGGCGATGGCGCGACTGCTCGGTGAGTTCGGCGGCGTCATCCGCTGCAACGCCGAGGTGGCCCAGATCCGTATCGAGAACGGCCGAGCCCGCGGCGTCCGCCTCGTCAACGGCGAAGAGATCGTTGCCGACGTAGTCATCTCCAATGCCGATTTCCCCTACACGATGGAAAAGCTCGTCGAGCCTGCCTACCGGGGCAAGTACAGGCCGGAGAAGCTGGCGCGCATGGAAAACACGGTCGGGACCTTCATGCTCTATCTGGGTGTCAACAAGCGCTACAAAGACCTGCACATCCACAACATCTATTTTACGCCCGACTATAAAAAGAGCATGGACGAGTTGTTCTCCGCCCGTATTCTGCCGGAAGACCCGGCCATGTACGTCTATTCGCCGACAAAGTACGACGCCACGGTAGCGCCGCCGGGTAAAGAGGTGATCTATGTCCTCGTCCCGGTGCCTAACCTGGACAGCGGCATCGATTGGAAAAAAGAGACGAGCCGCTACCGCGAACTGGTTCTCAAGAAGCTGGAACGGTGGGGGCTTACTCGCCTGCGCCAACACATCGACTTTGAACGGATCTACACACCGGAGACCTTTCAGAAGCGCTTCAACGTCTACCATGGCGCTTCTTTCGGCTTGGCGCCGACCCTATTTCAGTCTGGTTACTTCCGACCGAGCATCAAGTCAGAGAAGGTGAGCAACCTCTATTTCACCGGCGCCAGCGTCCACCCTGGCGGCGGCGTCCCCGTCGTCCTCGTCTGCGGCAAGCTGGTCTCCGATCAGGTGATGAAGGACAACGGACTGGCCATGAAAATCAGCCCTAATGCGGCCAAGGGCGTAGCGGCGACCTTTTGA